DNA sequence from the Cyprinus carpio isolate SPL01 chromosome B13, ASM1834038v1, whole genome shotgun sequence genome:
aaaggaaaaaaaaatactgttttatttttgtggactCCTGTTGAGGTCCTGTGAGTTCACATAAAAGTTGTAATCTGAAATATGGCCAGAATGAGACATCAGTCACACCATTACATAGATTAAATTTACATTGAGCCACAAGGTTTATAGGCATTCATTAatgtaaaagacaaaatatgCTGTCTTGATAACAAATACTTTGTGCCAAACAATTTCTGGTGTCAATCTgagtgaaagaaaataataataacaacaaccatcattgtcatcataataataaagtatgtGACACTTAGCCTAAATTCGAGGAGCGAGGAAAGCAGGAATGCACGGAACAATCTTCCTTTAATTCAAATAATCCACAGGAATACACGGGGCAGACAGGAGCTCAGGAAACACACAGGTAGAAGTACAatctctgacaaacacaaactgaaagtTCTAGGgcttataaacacaaaataattggggaaacacaggtgcatggaacGATTAATTAAAGGGAACACGGCACACctggggagggaaaacacaaatagtccaggggtgtgacattactcccctcTCCCGGAAGGTGTGACCTCGCACCGTAGAACAATgctggggtgggggggttggCAACCAAGAAGGAGGTTCGGGTGGAGGACAGAGACCATGGAGAGAGGAGCCaggaggagcttggagcaggaggagtccagctggacccaggccacagccataactgcggcccacggtggagccgatggaggaaggagccatggaggaggagtGGCCGCCGACTCCAGAGGGCCGACCAACGCCGTCTCTGCCCGAGGCAGAGACGGCgagccgaagagccagggtgaTGAGGAGGATCGGGAGTTCCTAGGCAGAGCCGATAGCGCTGGCGACAGATACGGAGATGTCGATCCGGGAGGACgtggtggagccagagcgacagaggactgaggtggcgCCAAGGGGATGAAGGACCCTTACGGAGCTGGAGGGACGGCAGTACAAGGCAAAGCCAGAAGAGTGGAATCCCAAGGAGCAGGATGGTCAACGccagaccaaggcagagccggagggacgagggagccaggcggcgcttgtggactgccgggccaAGACGGAGAGGAGGGATCTAGGACCCATGGTGGAGCTGATGGGTCAACGGACTGAGGCAGAGTCCAGacctcagaggctggaggcggaggtgaaGGAGACTCCGACCATGGCGACACTGGATGATGGCAGTCCTGCAGGGCTCGCACCACATAGATGGTGGGTTGAGGGCGAGCTGAGGGGCTGCCAGATGATAGCGGAGGAGAAGGCAGAAGCGTGGGTGCATTttcgaggagcaggcactggagggcacattcaaggagcaggcactggaggacacattctaggagcaggcactggagaatcGGAAGctccctcagggctggacgagggaaCCAtggacgaaggagggctggaaaGGACCAGTGGAGAcaacggagagaggagaggagacagtTCGATCTCCAGATCAGATTCCCAGTCAAAGagatcctcctcctcattttggcccttttaTCGCGCCATAGTTAGCTCACCCTTAGCCACGGTGCAGGGGGCAGAGCTCCTCTCCGCGGCACTCTCCTTCATCGCATGCGCTGTTGCTGGCTCACACACCATAACTGACATCTTCTGCAGCACTGGCTCCACGGCGATCCTCAGTCCTGTCGCTCCATGCAGCGATGGCACTAGTCGGTCACGGCGGGCTCTGGCTCTCTGTCAGCAATGGGCTTGGCCATGTGCTCCGTGcatcggggagatggtgggctgggctctgggtcaggaGTGGTACTGGTAATTAATCCCTGGGAACCGGCAGGGAACAGAGATCCATTTCTCACTAGTGTCCACTACACAAAGGCAGTGAATACCGCTCGAGGGCCATCTTCGGATGGAAAAGTGGTGAGATGGGCCACAgccagaaacagtctggtatgACCCTCAAGCAAattttccccctgctccagcaggaggaggatgaaTGGTGGGCGAAGGAAGGGATCCATGAGGgcacaacagaaagaaaaacactgatagAAAAATCACGGAAACAAAACGGAGGGGAGACACGCAATTTAAACTGTTTAAGGTCGGAGATTCTGTCACACTTAGCCTAAATTCAAGGAGCGAGGAACAAGGAAACCTGGAATGCAGAAACAAtcttcttttaattaaaattatccACAGGAATATACGGGGCAGACAGGAGCTCAGGAAACACACAGGTAGACATACAATctccaacaaaaacaaactgaaaggactagggctcATAAACAcaagataattggggaaacacaggtgcatggaatgATTAATTAAAGGGAACATGGCACAACTGGGAaggaaaaaacacaacacaaagagtccagtatgtatgtttattattaggggTGTCAACAATAATCGATTCGGCGATGCATCGCGATGCGGGGCATGACCGATTCAGCATCGATGCGGCAAAGTGCCACAATCGATTATGTCACTGTTTATTTTCTGGCGGACAATAAAGTTGTAAAGTTTCAAATACTTCCGGTTCCGgggaaataacaacaacaacaagcaagATGGCTGAGGCGGAGGGAGATGACTGCGATAGACGGGTTATTAAAAATGCGCCCAAAGCTTGGAAAGCAGACATCTGGGCACATTTCGGATTTTATGAAGTAAATGGGAAACTAGATAAgtcttacaacaacaacaacaacacaaaaagtcGACACATCCCAGCCAAGAATTGAAGAGTCGCTAGTGTCAACATTGCCACACAACTCCGAGAGAGCAAAGAGGATCACACGATCGGTGGCATGTTTTATAGCGAAGGATCTACGACCCTATTCTGTGGTAGAAAATGCGGGGTTTCGCCACATGCTTAAAACAATTGAGCCCCGGTATAAGCTACCGACAAGAGCTACCTTCACTGATTCCGCGCTTCCCGCATTGTACAAAGAAACCAAAGCAAAGGTAATGGAATCAACGTGTAAAGCCAGACGTGTAGCCATTACAAGTGACGCCTGGACTTCAGTCGCAACAGAGTCTTATGTAACCATAACATCACATTATATTAGCGAGGATTGGAAGATTGTATCACATGTGCTGCAGACGAGAGCAGTTTATGAGAGCCACACTGGTGCTCATATGGCAAGGCTACTCTTGGATGTTGTGGAGGAATGGCAGCTTACAGATAAAAGTGTTGTGCTGGTGACGGACAACGCCGCTAATATGATTAGTGCTGCTGAAATTGGGAAGTTCCCTCATGTAAAATGCTTTGTGCATACGTTGAACCTCGCTGCGCAGCGGGCGCTTAAGCTACTGGCGGTCTCCAGGCTTCTGGGCAGAGTCCGCCGTATCTCAGTATACTTCCACCGCAGCACAAAGGCAAAGCACCTGTTTGAAGAAAACCAGAGAGTTGTTCTTAAACTGACAAGTCCACTTAAAGTGATAACAGATGTCGCCACAAGGTGGAATAGTGCTCATGATATGATGGAGAGGTTTTTGCAACTGCAAGCTGCAGTGCATGCCACCCTGCTGTCGCCTGCCCTAAATGTAGATGAAAGTGACATCGTCACTCTCAGCAGAGCCAATCTGGCTAATGTGGAGGAAGTAGTGAAGACATTAAAACCAGTGAAGGATGCCACTGTGTTTATGTCAGAGGAGAGCAGTCCTACAGTCAGCCTAATTGCACCAGTATATGCCCAACTCCTCCAGAGCATGTCCGACAATATTGGAGACCAACCACTGATCCGTGATGTGAAGAATGCCATCAAAACAGATCTCCTTAAGAGGTACAAAAGTGAGGCAGAGAAAAAGATCCTTCATACATCCTCTGCCCTGGATCCTCGTTTTAAGGGGTTACCTTTCCTGACAGAGGAGGAGAGATTGGATGTCTCCGCAGGAGTTACTTCAGAGGCTGCATCCCTGGAGGAGGTAATTCATTTTtacttgtaaaataatttaaatttaattaataatttaataattgtaaattcataatttaataattgtaaattcataatttaataattgtcaattattacaaaatttaattataataacaatgtaatgttaattaattattaagcaGCTACATAGTCAGTAAAATGTTAGACTGAGAAAAATAgttatgtgtaaataaataaatattgtcatatGAGCTGCAGCATTGGCTGAGAAAGTGATGCTAACTGCTGTTTttgctcttatttatttattttttcaaacagtatgagagaaaacagagaacAGAAGCAGATGAAGCGCCTGGCAGAACAGGAAGTTCAGGAACCAAGGAAGAGTTGCTGTCCGTGGATGACAATGTGTCAGACTCAGCAGGCCCCTCCGCTCCCAAAAGAAGAGCCTAATCACTGCTTTTAAGTTTGCTGGGACCTGCTTTCATCAATGACACCAGTGAACCTGCAGTACAAAGTAAGACCGCCGATGCCAGTGCTGAGGAGGAAATGGACTTGTATTGTAGATCCCCAGCTGTGCCTCTCTCTGAGGATCCCTTGGACTGGTGGCATCGCCATAAGGGCACATTTCCTCTCCTCTCTAGGTTAGCAAAGAGATACATGTGCAACCCCGGGACAAGTGTGTCAGCAGAGAGAGTCTTCTCCACTGCAGGAGATGTTATCACTGCAAAAAGAAGCGCTCTCAAACCGGACCATGTCGATCAGcttgtgtttttgcacaagaaCCTTGAAATTCCCAAATGCTAAACAGTGAGAAGTTATGATGTAGGCTTAGGTTAAACTATACATTTCCTCACTCTGAAACGGATTGTTGATGATGGTAATGTTGAACTCAGATTGAAGAAGTTGTTTGTTTGCACAAATTTGGTAGAAGGCTAAGCCTACACACtttatttttggtttacattactgtatttcacatcttaatattttattttatgcagctGATGTGATGGTAGGATCAGGACAGGCATATAATTGTCATTGTCTTAAAGCTGCTAAgctgctgttttgttgagaaTAGTTTGCACTTTACTTTACTACTTGAAAAAAGTTTCACAGTAATAAGTGGTTACTGTGTGTTGTTgcactgaatatttttattcCTGGGTGGTCGTTGTTAAAATAGTgttacttattattttaatatttgcacaGGACTTCAGGAAGTGCCCTGTCTTAGAGCTgctattttattgtgtgttaaaaaaaaaaaaaaaaaaaaaaaaaaaaaaaagcactgaaagcagtgattttgattgttttctttttcaggtttGAAAATGCCATATCCAATACCCTGtaccatttaatttgatttaattacatttatttaattacattttaattaatttgatttaattacattttaattaatttgatttaattacattttatttaatttaataacttttatgtCAAAGATACAGGAGACACATAGCAGCCAGTAAAATCTGTTGTTTAATATCTGCTTGTATTGCCTCATGACTGATGAAAAAATTGCCTTGTGTGCAGTAGAATTTTGATGCATCGCAATGCATCGCAATGCATCGTAGAATCGAATTGAATCGAATCGTTACCTGGTGAAtcgtaatcgaatcgaatcgtgagggCAGTGCCAATGCACTcccctatttattattattattattattattattattattattattattattgaattttatagaattttatttcaatgaatctTACAAAATATTAACTAGATAAATTTGATGAGTATTGTGACCTGTATTATAATCCAGTTGATACTATTGCTACATTACTAACATAATCATTATGatctattatatattaaattgccCTCAAATGTTattaatctcataattctgagaataGGATTACAGATTCAGTGTACAAAATTCAAGTCTGCCAGCCATACTCCACCCATTATCATTTGTTGCTCAAATTCAAAACTAGATTGTCAGAATGGGGCATACACGCACAGCtcagtttaatattaatttgcCTATATTGGGGAGACAAGACAGCTAGCACGACATATTCAATTTCTGAGGTTTAGAACCGTGCAATTTAAGCAACTGAAGATAGATCCACAGTCCTCATCTCATATTCCAAGCCGCTTGCCTTGTCTTTCCTTCCAGAGAAATTCATTAATCAGAAAGTGTTTTGCAGTCTCACATGCAACAACACAGCCGACTCACCTCCGCTCAGCCTAACCTGGAGCTGTGAGCCATGAACTTCATCAGTGGGACCAGTCTGTAAACTCTGGGATTGTTTAGGCAACATTTCAATGTTCAAGAGACTTCACTCGCTCAACTTTTTCTAATAAACAATTGCTTTGGGCCCaaactttctctttctttcttttttctttttgtccaaTAAAAATGTCTACAATTTTCATAACAAGATACACTTTTAGAacaatggttatttatttatttatttatttatttatctatctatttatttatttatttatttatttaacctattGACAAattcttttgttatttgtttttgttttaagcaaaaatgttattatatttctattatgcAATTTAAATCCACTGTGGTTGCATAGAAAACACTGAACAAGGAAAGTTATACCGGTTTGGAAATATAAGGATGAGTatgtaataaatatgaattactgaaatatatataataattatacgtgtgtgtgcatttatatttttatatattttaaaatataatatgctaattagtatattttaaaatgtaatttattcctgtgatacaaaaatcagaattttcaacagcctttaccacatgatccttcagaaataattcaaatTGATTCAtctttggtgctcaagaaaatgttgtataattatcaatgttaaaaacaattgttcTGCCTTTCTTCTGTaactttaatactttattttttttaaatagaatttgcTGACATTATTATTTTGAGATTCATCAgtgattaacattaatatataagcGGGTAACAGATTGACACTGGAACACCATGTTATCATGTAGATTAAAAATTGTGGTTGTAATTGCatctaattctgttttatttttaaaaatgcagtacaGGTGCtgatcatataattagaatatcatcaaaaagttcaaaaagtgaaacttgtatattatatttattcattacacacggactgatatatttcaaatgtttatttcttttaattttgatgtttataactgacaactaaggaaaatccaaaTTCCAAAtgcagtatctcagaaaattagaatattgtgaaaaggttcgatattgaagacacctggtgccaaactctaatcagttaattaactcaaaacacctgcaaagcctgtaaatggtctctcagtctagttctgtaggctacacaatcatggggaagactgctgaattgacagttgtccaaaagacgaccattgacaccttgcacaaggagggtaagacacaaaaggtcattgcaaaagaggctggctgttcacagagctctgtgtccaagcacatttacagagaggcgaagggaaggaaaagatgtgatagaaaaaagtgtacaagcaatagggataaccacaccctggacaggattgtgaaacaaaacccattcaaaatgtgggggagattcacaaagagtggactgcagctggagtcagtgcttcaagaaccactacacaaagacatatgcaaga
Encoded proteins:
- the LOC122134146 gene encoding E3 SUMO-protein ligase ZBED1-like, with product MLKTIEPRYKLPTRATFTDSALPALYKETKAKVMESTCKARRVAITSDAWTSVATESYVTITSHYISEDWKIVSHVLQTRAVYESHTGAHMARLLLDVVEEWQLTDKSVVLVTDNAANMISAAEIGKFPHVKCFVHTLNLAAQRALKLLAVSRLLGRVRRISVYFHRSTKAKHLFEENQRVVLKLTSPLKVITDVATRWNSAHDMMERFLQLQAAVHATLLSPALNVDESDIVTLSRANLANVEEVVKTLKPVKDATVFMSEESSPTVSLIAPVYAQLLQSMSDNIGDQPLIRDVKNAIKTDLLKRYKSEAEKKILHTSSALDPRFKGLPFLTEEERLDVSAGVTSEAASLEEYERKQRTEADEAPGRTGSSGTKEELLSVDDNVSDSAGPSAPKRRA